A stretch of the Musa acuminata AAA Group cultivar baxijiao chromosome BXJ2-7, Cavendish_Baxijiao_AAA, whole genome shotgun sequence genome encodes the following:
- the LOC108953337 gene encoding uncharacterized protein LOC108953337 isoform X1, with protein sequence MSKMGGKSSGDIEEGTHHSHQTQSDEDSLCFSDAEAHSWQSPYGSNGGGSTYDEGRVSAASCLEIDGSREHGRKSCVSESSLDDDDDDDDDTEMGASEVKVNIDKVERDCRICHLSLEKAASESGVTIVLGCSCKGDLAAAHKQCAETWFKIKGNKICEICGSTALNVVGVSDTEPIEQWSEANTSQAPPAVLPSETRSFWQGHRLLKFLVACLVLAFVVSWLFHFNAPG encoded by the exons ATGAGTAAAATGGGTGGCAAATCCTCCGGGGATATTGAAGAAGGGACGCACCACTCTCACCAGACTCAGAGCGATGAAGATAGCCTTTGCTTCTCAGATGCAGAAGCACATTCGTGGCAGTCGCCATATGGCTCCAACGGCGGCGGTTCCACTTATGATGAAGGTCGGGTCTCGGCTGCTTCCTGCCTTGAGATTGATGGGTCTCGAGAGCATGGTAGAAAATCCTGTGTCTCGGAGTCTtcacttgatgatgatgatgatgatgatgatgatacggAGATGGGGGCTTCGGAGGTAAAGGTGAATATAGATAAAGTTGAGCGAGACTGCAGGATTTGTCATCTCAGCTTGGAGAAGGCGGCTTCAGAGTCGGGTGTAACAATTGTCTTGGGCTGCTCCTGCAAGGGTGATTTAGCTGCTGCACACAAGCAGTGTGCTGAGACATGGTTTAAAATCAAAGGAAACAA GATCTGTGAGATTTGTGGCTCGACTGCACTGAATGTGGTCGGTGTGAGCGACACCGAGCCCATAGAGCAGTGGAGTGAAGCTAACACTTCTCAAGCACCGCCTGCTGTGCTGCCATCTGAAACCCGGAGCTTTTGGCAGGGGCACCGTTTACTTAAATTCCTCGTTGCATGTTTGGTGCTTGCCTTTGTTGTTTCCTGGCTCTTCCACTTCAATGCTCCAGGCTGA
- the LOC108953337 gene encoding uncharacterized protein LOC108953337 isoform X2, producing MSKMGGKSSGDIEEGTHHSHQTQSDEDSLCFSDAEAHSWQSPYGSNGGGSTYDEGRVSAASCLEIDGSREHGRKSCVSESSLDDDDDDDDDTEMGASEVKVNIDKVERDCRICHLSLEKAASESGVTIVLGCSCKGDLAAAHKQCAETWFKIKGNKGFLLDIPSCTYCDFWWTPSSFSITFLKDIQIEKNMKRIHPMLEF from the exons ATGAGTAAAATGGGTGGCAAATCCTCCGGGGATATTGAAGAAGGGACGCACCACTCTCACCAGACTCAGAGCGATGAAGATAGCCTTTGCTTCTCAGATGCAGAAGCACATTCGTGGCAGTCGCCATATGGCTCCAACGGCGGCGGTTCCACTTATGATGAAGGTCGGGTCTCGGCTGCTTCCTGCCTTGAGATTGATGGGTCTCGAGAGCATGGTAGAAAATCCTGTGTCTCGGAGTCTtcacttgatgatgatgatgatgatgatgatgatacggAGATGGGGGCTTCGGAGGTAAAGGTGAATATAGATAAAGTTGAGCGAGACTGCAGGATTTGTCATCTCAGCTTGGAGAAGGCGGCTTCAGAGTCGGGTGTAACAATTGTCTTGGGCTGCTCCTGCAAGGGTGATTTAGCTGCTGCACACAAGCAGTGTGCTGAGACATGGTTTAAAATCAAAGGAAACAA AggatttcttcttgatattccttcttGCACCTATTGCGACTTCTGGTGGACACCATCATCATTCTCTATCACTTTCTTGAAGGATATCCAAATAGAAAAAAACATGAAAAGAATCCATCCAATGCTCGAATTTTAG
- the LOC135617229 gene encoding uncharacterized protein LOC135617229 — protein sequence MEGKNNSPPPSSSSCRSFTSLADESFGRKDADPSARSSSSYQGYFSTVIPPASAVIAKDLSHSDLCWTLNKQRVEGRIASTRCTNAAGRSQGSPGKKPITQNKDGKPVYPNESTEAPYFGSSVNYGARDFYTSSSSNQTTESSTNYINNAGEHLGNPHAADRGEWWQGPGS from the exons ATGGAAGGCAAGAACAActctcctcctccatcttcttcttcttgccgGTCGTTCACGTCGCTTGCGGATGAGAGCTTCGGACGGAAGGATGCGGATCCCTCGGCGAGGTCCTCATCCTCCTACCAGGGCTATTTCAGCACCGTCATTCCTCCCGCTTCTGCT GTGATTGCGAAAGATTTATCGCATTCCGATCTGTGCTGGACTTTGAACAAGCAGAGAGTCGAAGGTCGCATTGCGAGTACTCGCTGCACGAATGCAG CTGGCAGGTCTCAAGGCAGTCCAGGCAAAAAACCAATCACACAGAACAAAGATGGGAAACCTGTATATCCCAATGAGTCGACAGAGGCACCCTATTTTGGCTCATCTGTGAATTATGGTGCCAGAGATTTCTACACGAGCTCTTCATCTAATCAGACCACTGAAAGTTCAACAAAT TATATAAATAATGCTGGAGAACACCTGGGCAATCCACATGCTGCTGACAGAGGTGAATGGTGGCAAG GTCCAGGAAGCTAA
- the LOC103991693 gene encoding 18.1 kDa class I heat shock protein — protein sequence MALIPGGFGFGSRRINAFDPFFPDPWDPLAGFTLGPSSPLLSLPRPSPLYFPSESSALVGARVDWKETPEAHVFKADLPGLKKDELKVEVEDGRILQISGERKIDKEEGTDNWHCVERRSGKFLQRFRLPENARVDQVRAAMKDGVLTVTVPKADIKKYDITSIEISG from the coding sequence ATGGCTCTCATTCCCGGCGGCTTTGGATTCGGCTCCCGGCGGATCAACGCCTTTGACCCCTTCTTCCCCGACCCGTGGGATCCCCTAGCCGGCTTCACGTTAGGTCCCTCCTCGCCTCTCCTCTCCCTTCCCCGCCCTTCTCCATTGTATTTCCCTAGTGAGTCCTCGGCCTTGGTCGGCGCTCGCGTCGACTGGAAGGAGACTCCGGAGGCGCATGTCTTCAAGGCCGACCTCCCGGGGCTCAAGAAGGATGAGCTGAAGGTTGAGGTAGAGGACGGCCGGATCCTCCAGATCAGCGGCGAGCGGAAGATCGATAAGGAGGAGGGGACAGACAACTGGCATTGCGTGGAACGGAGAAGCGGCAAGTTCCTGCAACGCTTCCGTTTGCCGGAGAACGCTAGGGTGGACCAAGTGCGGGCCGCGATGAAGGACGGCGTACTCACCGTCACCGTGCCCAAGGCCGATATCAAAAAGTATGACATCACGTCCATCGAGATCTCTGGTTGA
- the LOC103991692 gene encoding 18.1 kDa class I heat shock protein-like, whose amino-acid sequence MSVIPRCSGSGSRQSNLFDPFSLDLWDPIDGFPFGSSSSLARPSILFPSEVSAFVGTHIDWKETPEAHVFKADIPGLKKEEVKVEIEDGRFLQISGERKSEEEENTDTWHRLERSRGKFLRRFRLPETARVDQVRAAMEDGVLTVTVPKEEEIKNSDVRSIEISG is encoded by the coding sequence ATGTCGGTGATCCCCCGCTGCTCTGGGTCTGGTTCCAGGCAGAGCAACCTGTTCGACCCTTTCTCCCTCGACCTCTGGGATCCGATCGATGGCTTCCCCTTCGGCTCTTCGTCCTCCCTTGCCCGCCCCTCCATCCTGTTCCCTAGCGAGGTCTCTGCCTTCGTCGGCACCCACATCGACTGGAAGGAGACACCGGAGGCGCACGTCTTCAAGGCCGACATCCCGGGGCTCAAGAAGGAGGAGGTGAAGGTGGAGATAGAGGATGGCCGGTTCCTCCAGATCAGCGGAGAGCGGAAgagcgaggaggaggagaataccGACACCTGGCACCGCTTGGAGCGGAGCCGCGGCAAGTTCCTGCGACGGTTCCGGTTGCCGGAGACCGCCAGGGTGGACCAGGTGAGGGCGGCCATGGAGGACGGCGTGCTCACCGTCACCGTTCCCAAGGAGGAGGAGATCAAGAACTCCGACGTCCGGTCCATCGAAATCTCTGGTTGA
- the LOC103991899 gene encoding protein NRT1/ PTR FAMILY 5.7 — translation MEMSPDAEKSGVCDSSVDYKGRVPLRSSTGCWKASLFIIAMEFGERLSYFGLATNLIIYLTKVLHQEVKTAAKNVNYWNGVTTVMPLLGGFIADAYLGRFITVLASSLIYIVGLVLLTMSQLVPRLKPCDPSSCGRSLRPHEVFFFLAMYLISVGTGGHKPSLESFGADQFDDNDAGERKKKMSFFNWWNFAVCTALSVAVTVIVYVQETVSWWLANVVLAAVMCFSLMVFVGGRPFYRYRAPEGSPLTPMLQVVVAAMAKRHLPLPSDAGELYEIPKTRQPDKRLLYHTSKLRFFDKAAIIEHKYDEAAFAAEKLNSWRLATVTQVEELKLILSMVPIWLTALPFSICVVQANTFFIKQGSIMNREVVNGFKIPAASIFALGAVGIIISVAIYDKVLVPFLRRATGSERGISILKRIGIGMVFSNMGMVTAALVERRRLRVAEVEQTSVVSMSVFWLVPQFMMLGIGDGFALVGLQEYFYDQVPDGMRSLGIAFYLSALGVASFLSSLLITAVDHVTSKEARGSWFAKDLNKSRLDLYYWLVAAISGVNLFGYVFLASRYSYKRVQTEAVGVASSPEADA, via the exons atggagatgtcaccagatgCCGAGAAGAGTGGGGTGTGTGACTCCTCTGTGGATTACAAGGGAAGGGTTCCTCTCAGATCCTCCACTGGATGTTGGAAGGCGTCCCTTTTCATTATAG CCATGGAGTTCGGCGAGAGGCTGAGCTACTTCGGACTGGCCACCAACCTCATCATCTACCTGACGAAGGTGCTGCACCAGGAGGTGAAGACGGCGGCCAAGAACGTCAACTACTGGAACGGCGTCACCACCGTGATGCCCCTCCTCGGCGGCTTCATCGCCGACGCATACTTGGGGAGATTCATCACTGTTCTCGCCTCCTCCCTCATCTACATCGTG GGTCTCGTCCTCTTGACGATGTCACAACTGGTCCCGCGGCTGAAACCGTGCGACCCCAGCAGCTGCGGCAGATCACTGCGCCCCCACGAGGTGTTCTTCTTCTTGGCGATGTACCTGATCTCTGTCGGCACAGGTGGCCACAAGCCGTCGCTCGAGAGCTTCGGCGCTGACCAGTTCGACGACAACGACGCGGGGGAGCGGAAGAAGAAGATGTCCTTCTTCAACTGGTGGAACTTCGCCGTGTGCACCGCGCTGTCGGTTGCCGTCACCGTAATCGTTTACGTCCAGGAGACCGTCAGCTGGTGGCTGGCCAATGTGGTGCTCGCCGCCGTCATGTGCTTCAGCCTCATGGTGTTCGTCGGTGGCAGGCCATTCTACCGCTACCGAGCGCCGGAGGGAAGCCCTTTGACGCCCATGCTACAGGTTGTGGTGGCGGCCATGGCCAAAAgacaccttcctcttccttcggATGCTGGAGAACTCTATGAGATCCCGAAAACGCGGCAGCCGGACAAGAGGCTCCTCTACCATACTAGTAAGCTAAG ATTTTTCGACAAAGCTGCCATTATCGAGCACAAATACGATGAAGCTGCCTTCGCCGCCGAGAAGCTGAATTCATGGCGGCTGGCCACCGTGACCCAAGTGGAGGAACTCAAGCTAATTCTATCCATGGTGCCCATATGGCTCACTGCACTGCCGTTCAGCATCTGCGTCGTACAAGCTAATACCTTCTTCATCAAGCAAGGGAGCATCATGAACAGAGAGGTCGTGAACGGGTTCAAGATTCCCGCGGCCTCCATCTTCGCCCTCGGCGCCGTTGGCATCATCATCTCAGTTGCCATCTACGACAAAGTCCTGGTGCCCTTTCTGAGGAGAGCCACCGGCAGCGAGAGGGGCATCAGCATCCTCAAAAGGATTGGGATCGGCATGGTGTTCTCCAACATGGGCATGGTCACCGCTGCCCTGGTGGAAAGGAGGAGACTCAGGGTGGCCGAGGTGGAGCAAACCAGTGTggtctccatgagtgtgttctggCTGGTGCCTCAGTTCATGATGCTGGGAATAGGCGATGGGTTCGCGCTGGTTGGCTTGCAGGAGTACTTCTACGATCAAGTCCCCGACGGCATGAGGAGCTTGGGCATCGCCTTCTACTTGAGTGCACTGGGGGTGGCCAGCTTCCTTAGCAGCCTCTTGATCACCGCAGTCGATCACGTGACCTCGAAGGAAGCCAGGGGAAGTTGGTTTGCCAAGGACTTGAACAAGAGCCGCTTGGATCTCTACTACTGGTTGGTAGCCGCCATAAGCGGAGTGAATCTGTTCGGCTACGTGTTTCTAGCAAGCAGATACTCTTACAAGAGAGTGCAAACAGAGGCGGTGGGAGTGGCAAGCTCCCCCGAAGCTGACGCCTAG